One window from the genome of Kaistella carnis encodes:
- the guaB gene encoding IMP dehydrogenase has product MSIHNKIVETAITFDDVLLIPSYSEVLPNQVSLKSRLSDKITLNAPIVSAAMDTVTEAEMAIALARVGGIGFIHKNMPIEEQAAQVYKVKRSENGMISDPVTLTKDHSLKYAKDLMADYKISGLPVVDEENTLIGIITNRDVKYQENLDAKVEELMTKEKLITSDKSTTLEQAKQILLKNRIEKLPIVDKEFKLVGLITIKDIDNQLEYPNANKDSNGKLMVGAGVGIGEDTIERVTALVKAGVDIIAVDSAHGHSRGVLDKVAEIRRNFPDLDIVGGNIVTAEAAKDLIEAGANVLKVGIGPGSICTTRVVAGVGVPQLSAIYNVFEYAKTKNVAVIADGGIKLSGDIVKALASGASAVMLGSLLAGTDEAPGEDIIFQGRRFKAYQGMGSLSAMRRGGKERYFQSEAKKFVPEGIEGRVPHKGKLEDVVFQLTGGIRAGMGYCGTKDIETLQKDGKMVMITGSGLKESHPHDVIITQEAPNYSL; this is encoded by the coding sequence ATGTCTATCCACAACAAAATCGTAGAAACTGCCATCACTTTCGATGACGTTCTTCTTATTCCTTCTTACTCAGAAGTTTTACCGAATCAGGTTTCCCTAAAATCAAGACTTTCCGATAAAATTACGCTCAATGCACCTATCGTTTCCGCAGCAATGGATACGGTAACCGAGGCAGAAATGGCCATTGCATTAGCAAGAGTTGGCGGTATTGGATTTATCCATAAAAACATGCCTATTGAAGAGCAGGCTGCCCAAGTTTACAAGGTGAAGCGGTCTGAAAACGGAATGATTTCTGATCCGGTGACTCTTACCAAAGATCACAGTTTAAAATACGCAAAAGATTTAATGGCCGATTATAAAATTTCCGGTCTACCTGTGGTTGATGAGGAAAACACTTTAATTGGAATTATCACCAATAGAGATGTGAAATATCAGGAAAACCTAGACGCAAAAGTAGAAGAATTGATGACGAAAGAAAAACTCATCACTTCGGACAAGTCTACAACACTGGAACAAGCCAAACAAATTCTCTTAAAAAACCGTATCGAGAAACTTCCTATCGTTGATAAAGAGTTCAAATTAGTAGGCTTAATTACCATCAAAGATATCGACAATCAATTGGAATATCCCAATGCCAACAAAGACAGCAATGGGAAACTAATGGTTGGTGCCGGCGTTGGAATTGGTGAAGATACGATCGAAAGAGTTACCGCTTTGGTAAAAGCTGGCGTTGATATTATTGCCGTAGATTCTGCTCACGGACATTCAAGAGGCGTTTTAGATAAAGTCGCAGAAATTCGTAGAAACTTCCCGGACCTTGATATTGTGGGTGGTAATATCGTTACTGCAGAAGCGGCTAAAGATTTAATAGAAGCTGGTGCCAATGTATTAAAAGTTGGGATTGGTCCAGGTTCTATCTGTACGACAAGAGTTGTAGCCGGAGTTGGTGTTCCTCAACTTTCTGCAATTTATAATGTTTTTGAATATGCGAAGACCAAAAATGTTGCAGTAATTGCCGATGGTGGAATTAAACTCTCTGGCGATATTGTAAAAGCCTTAGCTTCCGGAGCAAGTGCAGTGATGCTCGGTTCATTATTAGCAGGAACCGACGAAGCACCCGGTGAAGATATTATTTTCCAGGGAAGAAGATTTAAAGCTTACCAAGGAATGGGCTCACTGTCTGCAATGAGAAGAGGCGGAAAAGAAAGGTATTTTCAGAGTGAAGCTAAAAAATTCGTACCGGAAGGAATTGAAGGAAGAGTTCCACACAAAGGGAAATTAGAAGATGTCGTCTTTCAATTAACGGGAGGAATCCGTGCCGGAATGGGTTATTGCGGAACGAAAGATATTGAGACTTTACAGAAAGACGGAAAAATGGTCATGATTACAGGAAGTGGTTTAAAAGAATCTCATCCACATGATGTAATTATTACACAGGAAGCTCCGAATTACTCTTTGTAA
- a CDS encoding DUF4252 domain-containing protein, which translates to MKKLLIICTLIFSWFFQLNAQKDKLNQLFDKYQEAEGVTSIKIAKPMFNMLNKLNIADDELAQIKPLLSKINGLKILILEKPTSDKNMGGEAQRQLNLFEKLQSDISSSLKNLKYEELITVHSKDNKIKFLSSDATNGILDDLLLSINSDGNTVLMILDGKISMDDVNTLVNEAQNSSLKSSIITENVTSNGTTQVRNVGKFTGVSVSSGITVNFTQSNNQSVVVDTDANLQQNVYTEVENGILVIAVRNKEKRNLNFKKLLVTVEAPRLSSVKLSSGSLLTTLNMIQENDFTADISSGANLIANLNIKNSTGVEISSGSSMRMDVATKNFEFDGSSGSMATVNGNAENTTIKASSAAACNAQNLISRNGTATASSGANIKMYVTENLNASASSGASIRYKGNPKNLMGGGKSVSGGSVKPEN; encoded by the coding sequence ATGAAAAAATTACTCATTATATGCACCCTCATCTTCTCTTGGTTCTTTCAGCTGAATGCGCAGAAAGATAAACTGAATCAACTTTTTGATAAATACCAGGAAGCAGAAGGTGTCACCTCCATTAAGATTGCAAAGCCTATGTTCAATATGCTGAACAAATTAAATATTGCCGACGATGAACTGGCGCAGATCAAACCTTTATTAAGTAAAATTAATGGGTTAAAGATTTTAATTCTTGAAAAACCCACATCCGATAAAAATATGGGCGGTGAAGCGCAACGACAATTAAACCTTTTCGAAAAACTGCAGTCTGATATTTCAAGTTCTCTAAAAAACCTAAAATATGAAGAGTTAATAACGGTTCACAGCAAAGATAATAAGATTAAATTCCTCTCTTCTGATGCGACAAACGGAATTCTTGATGATTTGTTACTTAGCATTAATTCAGATGGAAATACCGTTTTGATGATTCTCGACGGAAAAATCTCCATGGACGATGTCAATACCCTCGTTAACGAAGCGCAAAATTCCAGTCTGAAAAGTTCAATAATTACGGAAAATGTAACTTCAAATGGAACAACGCAGGTTAGAAATGTGGGCAAATTCACGGGAGTTTCCGTATCCAGTGGCATTACTGTTAACTTTACTCAAAGCAACAATCAGTCGGTTGTGGTAGATACCGATGCAAATTTACAGCAGAATGTGTATACTGAAGTTGAAAACGGAATCCTCGTTATCGCTGTTAGAAATAAGGAGAAACGAAATTTAAACTTCAAGAAACTATTGGTTACGGTGGAAGCACCCCGTCTTTCCTCCGTGAAGCTTTCTTCCGGATCGTTACTTACCACGCTGAATATGATTCAGGAGAACGATTTCACTGCTGACATTTCCTCCGGTGCAAATCTTATTGCGAATTTAAATATTAAAAATTCTACCGGCGTGGAAATCAGTTCAGGCTCTTCCATGCGAATGGATGTTGCAACCAAAAATTTCGAATTCGACGGAAGCAGCGGTTCCATGGCAACCGTCAATGGAAATGCCGAAAACACGACCATTAAAGCCAGTAGTGCTGCTGCCTGTAACGCTCAAAATTTAATCTCCAGAAATGGAACCGCGACAGCTTCTTCCGGTGCAAATATTAAAATGTATGTTACCGAGAATCTAAACGCCAGCGCAAGTTCCGGAGCATCCATCCGTTATAAAGGAAATCCGAAAAATTTAATGGGAGGCGGAAAAAGTGTAAGCGGAGGAAGTGTAAAACCTGAAAATTAA
- a CDS encoding type II toxin-antitoxin system HigB family toxin, translating to MRVIAKKILREFWEKHSDCEQQLKSWFKEASIAEWTNSNEIKTEYPSASILNDQRIVFNIKGKHYRLIVKVNYEYQMVWIRFIGTHAEYAKIDANEI from the coding sequence TTGAGAGTCATAGCAAAAAAGATTCTTCGTGAATTTTGGGAAAAACATAGTGATTGTGAGCAACAATTAAAATCTTGGTTCAAGGAAGCAAGCATTGCAGAATGGACTAACTCCAATGAAATTAAAACTGAATACCCAAGTGCTAGTATTTTAAATGATCAAAGAATCGTCTTTAATATCAAAGGAAAGCATTACCGACTGATTGTGAAAGTTAATTATGAATATCAAATGGTCTGGATCAGATTTATTGGAACTCACGCTGAATATGCTAAGATTGACGCAAACGAAATTTAA
- a CDS encoding RNA polymerase sigma factor, whose amino-acid sequence MTHEIFKNTVFCLKDEMYRFAKRFVISSDEAEDVVQDLMMKFWQKKEELASFSNLKSYAMKSVKNECLNRLKHEDVKMGFADFQKHRSEIHEVESNNMKDQIIGFINELPEKQKAVIHLKDVEDFDVAEISEILEMEQNAVRVNLMRARQKVKEQIHKLMDFENRMIESI is encoded by the coding sequence ATGACTCACGAAATCTTTAAAAACACGGTATTCTGTCTCAAAGATGAGATGTATCGTTTTGCGAAAAGGTTCGTGATCAGCAGTGACGAGGCGGAAGATGTTGTACAGGATCTCATGATGAAATTCTGGCAGAAAAAAGAAGAACTCGCGAGTTTCAGCAACTTGAAATCGTATGCGATGAAGTCGGTGAAAAATGAATGCCTGAACCGATTGAAACACGAAGACGTGAAGATGGGTTTTGCAGATTTTCAAAAGCACAGAAGTGAGATTCATGAAGTAGAATCGAATAATATGAAAGATCAGATTATCGGTTTTATTAATGAACTTCCGGAGAAGCAGAAAGCCGTGATTCATTTGAAAGATGTGGAAGATTTCGATGTTGCGGAGATTTCTGAAATTCTGGAAATGGAACAAAACGCAGTAAGGGTAAATCTGATGCGCGCAAGACAAAAAGTGAAAGAGCAGATCCATAAACTAATGGATTTCGAAAACAGAATGATTGAAAGTATATAA
- a CDS encoding DUF6759 domain-containing protein, protein MKIIYAVSVLFLVLSCDALPMTNPVYRPYPSASSSGSSTNENQEFTSLMQKDAINKKRVTAEVLTYLLNDTDPKDLSTAAVIENTSNCNIILRLVGINSDEIYNLPIARHSKNQFVVKKGSYTLKSKICGANYYSQKNLSDPLILKLSN, encoded by the coding sequence ATGAAAATTATTTATGCGGTTAGCGTATTGTTCCTGGTCCTTAGCTGTGACGCTTTACCGATGACCAATCCCGTATATCGGCCATACCCTTCTGCAAGTTCCTCAGGTTCCTCAACCAACGAAAATCAAGAATTTACTTCTTTGATGCAGAAAGATGCAATAAATAAAAAAAGAGTTACTGCAGAAGTTTTAACGTACCTTCTCAACGATACAGATCCAAAAGATTTAAGTACAGCAGCCGTGATTGAAAATACGTCAAACTGCAATATTATTCTAAGATTGGTAGGCATCAATTCCGACGAAATCTACAATTTACCCATCGCAAGACATTCAAAAAATCAATTTGTGGTAAAAAAAGGATCTTATACCTTAAAGTCTAAAATCTGTGGCGCAAATTATTATTCCCAGAAAAATCTAAGTGACCCACTCATATTG
- a CDS encoding helix-turn-helix domain-containing protein has translation MEIKPIKTEQDYNQALERLEVIFDAKKGTKEGDELEVLGILIEKYEDDHFPIDLPDPIEAIKFRMEQMNYSQNDLAKVIGLKSRASEILNKKRKLSLEMIRNLHETMKIPTEVLIQPY, from the coding sequence ATGGAAATAAAACCTATAAAAACAGAACAAGATTATAATCAAGCCTTGGAAAGACTTGAAGTAATTTTTGATGCAAAAAAAGGAACGAAAGAAGGAGACGAATTAGAAGTTTTAGGAATTCTAATTGAAAAATATGAAGATGATCATTTTCCGATTGATTTGCCGGATCCAATTGAAGCCATAAAATTCAGAATGGAACAAATGAATTATTCCCAAAATGATTTGGCAAAAGTGATTGGTTTAAAAAGTCGTGCGAGCGAAATTTTAAACAAAAAAAGAAAACTTTCTCTGGAAATGATCCGAAATTTACATGAAACTATGAAAATCCCAACTGAAGTACTTATTCAACCTTATTAA
- a CDS encoding DUF4252 domain-containing protein, translated as MKKLYFLSAFTLLLFSMQSCMVSKNPKMDFFKNPHYDYKDAQFMSINVPMFLAKPIVKKALREDGESEELINLIKKISDIKVMTVENGNREMIADFAKYLIKNNFEEWITVRKDKETINFQAKQKGEEIRKLLITIASVSELVYVDVSGRFTADDISRIINYSENHDVTKALKK; from the coding sequence ATGAAAAAATTATATTTTTTATCCGCATTTACGCTTTTGCTTTTCTCAATGCAGTCGTGTATGGTCTCTAAAAATCCAAAAATGGACTTTTTTAAAAATCCTCACTATGATTATAAAGACGCACAATTTATGAGTATAAATGTGCCCATGTTTCTGGCAAAACCAATTGTTAAAAAGGCCTTGCGTGAAGATGGCGAAAGTGAAGAACTCATTAACCTCATCAAAAAAATATCGGATATTAAAGTGATGACCGTAGAAAACGGAAACCGGGAAATGATAGCAGATTTTGCAAAATACCTTATAAAAAACAACTTTGAAGAATGGATAACGGTCCGGAAAGATAAAGAAACCATCAACTTTCAGGCGAAACAGAAAGGCGAAGAAATCCGTAAACTCCTTATTACAATTGCCTCCGTAAGCGAATTAGTTTACGTAGATGTTTCGGGACGATTTACCGCCGATGACATTTCCAGGATCATTAACTATTCCGAAAATCACGACGTGACCAAAGCGCTCAAAAAATAA